One region of Gemmatimonas sp. genomic DNA includes:
- a CDS encoding sulfurtransferase yields the protein MSPISALPDTPDPRIAAKGYAHPDRLVSTDWLAAHLDHPSLRLLECNEDVLLYSVEHIPGAQKLDWHIDLNDQVERDYIARDAFESLLRAKGIDDSTTVVLYGDKNNWWATYAFWVFQLFGFDNAVVLDGGRAKWLAEDRPTTTDVPSFPATTFAARERNDVSIRAFIDETRAHMQAGKPMVDVRSPQEYTGEKLHMPDYPQEGTLRGGHIPGARSVPWARAAAADGSFKTAAELRAIYEGELGLARGDEVITYCRIGERSSHTWFVLTYLLGFERVRNYDGSWTEWGNAVRAPIRQGEEP from the coding sequence ATGTCTCCAATTTCCGCACTGCCCGATACGCCGGACCCGCGCATTGCCGCCAAAGGCTACGCGCACCCGGATCGCCTTGTCAGCACCGATTGGCTGGCGGCGCACCTCGACCACCCGTCGCTGCGCCTGCTCGAGTGCAACGAAGACGTGCTCCTCTACAGCGTGGAGCACATCCCCGGCGCGCAAAAGTTGGACTGGCATATCGACCTGAACGATCAGGTCGAGCGCGACTACATCGCACGCGACGCCTTCGAATCGCTGCTACGCGCCAAGGGCATCGACGACAGCACGACCGTCGTGTTGTACGGCGACAAGAACAACTGGTGGGCCACGTACGCGTTTTGGGTGTTCCAGCTGTTCGGGTTCGACAACGCGGTGGTGCTGGATGGCGGTCGCGCCAAGTGGCTGGCCGAAGACCGGCCGACGACGACCGATGTACCGTCATTCCCGGCCACCACGTTCGCCGCGCGCGAGCGCAACGATGTGTCCATCCGCGCGTTCATCGACGAGACGCGCGCGCATATGCAGGCCGGCAAGCCGATGGTGGATGTGCGCTCGCCGCAGGAGTACACCGGTGAGAAGCTGCACATGCCCGACTATCCGCAGGAAGGGACGTTGCGCGGCGGACACATTCCGGGCGCCCGCAGTGTGCCGTGGGCTCGTGCGGCGGCAGCCGACGGATCGTTCAAGACAGCCGCTGAACTGCGGGCGATCTACGAGGGCGAACTCGGACTCGCGCGCGGCGATGAGGTGATCACGTACTGTCGCATTGGTGAGCGATCCTCGCATACCTGGTTCGTGCTGACATACCTGCTGGGCTTCGAAAGGGTTCGCAACTATGACGGGTCGTGGACGGAGTGGGGCAACGCCGTGCGCGCACCTATTCGCCAAGGAGAGGAGCCGTAA
- a CDS encoding OsmC family protein: MSEEQLKDTTAMPVAGKPPANVQVTWSGDHVFEGVRSSGGPAITMDSSGKQGPSPVDTLLCALAGCTGVDVVDILTKRRTPMSALSVDVVGERFSGTPSRITKIHLVYHIIGAGVERVHAERAIELAVTKYCSVRDSLDPNLPITWALELNGSYE, encoded by the coding sequence ATGAGCGAAGAACAACTGAAGGACACCACCGCGATGCCGGTCGCCGGCAAGCCACCGGCCAACGTACAGGTCACCTGGTCCGGCGATCACGTGTTCGAAGGCGTCCGCTCATCGGGTGGTCCCGCCATCACGATGGACTCGAGTGGGAAGCAGGGCCCGTCACCGGTTGACACGCTCCTCTGCGCCCTCGCCGGGTGCACGGGCGTCGACGTCGTCGACATCCTGACCAAGCGCCGCACGCCCATGAGCGCCCTATCGGTGGACGTTGTCGGTGAGCGCTTCTCCGGCACGCCCAGCCGCATCACGAAGATCCATCTGGTTTACCACATCATCGGCGCGGGCGTAGAGCGCGTCCACGCCGAACGGGCCATCGAGCTGGCGGTGACCAAGTACTGCTCGGTGCGTGACTCGCTGGACCCGAACCTGCCGATCACGTGGGCGCTGGAGTTGAACGGGTCGTACGAGTAG